The proteins below come from a single Agrobacterium vitis genomic window:
- a CDS encoding DUF1800 domain-containing protein, with product MDVDEARHLLQRLTFGASPAEVTTLVKLTREEAVDRFLDSLAHPELPEPPPFVSRPRPDYWASGWENRDMILQHVAERDQMQAVWISHMIATDTPVAERLALFWHGHFVSRFDPGRVSAPLFDQIALFRREGGGNFRVLLRDVLRDPMMLTSLDNVWNTSSRPNENLARELMELFTLGIGHYDQRDVREVSRVLAGHGVDFEGGWRYRFAVDQADTGEKIVLGQPIAAGSQDQIDRLTDILLAQPQTAEFIAGKFYAAFVSIRPNPEATNRLAGVLRDHDYELRPFLRALLLSPEFWSPANRGDLVKSPIDLVVGFCRSFGLTPPDAMILVTYLDKLGQTPFMAPSVAGWREGTSWLNMKTLVLRRLVVSRLWDAMRVADRTPKPGDLAIRFSSEFIMVPTVFTVRVNGAEVATVRQTIGLDLQKQRTQGDNGGLKPMWETAIIPAENLPAEIRSVEITHVSNDPDSRLFVNWVEVAGRRYPPQLSRWSPSDAPCAGAPRGMFYCNVGLVFDIAPFDTQQATIDDLRADHNSHIEYTTARLQSKDVFDARAPLEQAFEVMMARVGGGSISRENLAGQWLLARPVLSARAEKPALVPSVAQPVVQPIAMTMQPVGKTGDAERSSALIDLIRSMTTDPQYNLK from the coding sequence ATGGACGTTGACGAGGCGCGTCATCTATTGCAGCGCCTTACCTTCGGTGCCAGTCCGGCTGAAGTGACCACTTTAGTGAAACTGACGCGGGAAGAGGCTGTCGACCGTTTTCTTGACAGTCTCGCCCATCCGGAGTTACCGGAGCCGCCGCCGTTTGTTTCCCGCCCAAGGCCGGATTACTGGGCGAGTGGCTGGGAAAACCGCGACATGATCTTGCAACATGTGGCGGAGCGCGATCAGATGCAGGCGGTGTGGATCAGCCATATGATCGCGACCGATACGCCTGTTGCCGAAAGACTGGCGTTGTTCTGGCATGGTCACTTCGTGTCGCGCTTCGATCCGGGCCGGGTCAGTGCGCCGCTCTTCGATCAGATCGCGCTGTTTCGTCGGGAAGGCGGCGGAAATTTTCGGGTCCTGCTGCGGGATGTCCTACGCGATCCGATGATGCTGACCAGCCTGGACAATGTCTGGAACACCAGCAGCCGTCCCAATGAAAATCTGGCGCGCGAGCTGATGGAATTGTTCACGCTTGGCATCGGACACTATGACCAGCGCGATGTGCGTGAAGTGTCGCGGGTCCTGGCGGGGCATGGCGTGGATTTTGAAGGTGGCTGGCGCTATCGCTTCGCTGTCGATCAGGCGGATACCGGGGAAAAGATCGTTCTGGGCCAGCCTATTGCGGCGGGCAGTCAGGATCAGATTGATCGCCTTACGGATATTCTCTTAGCGCAACCGCAAACAGCCGAGTTTATTGCCGGAAAATTCTATGCCGCCTTCGTTTCGATACGTCCGAACCCTGAGGCCACCAACCGGCTGGCGGGTGTCTTGCGCGATCACGATTATGAGCTGCGGCCCTTCTTGCGCGCCCTGTTGCTCAGCCCGGAGTTCTGGAGCCCGGCCAACAGAGGCGATCTGGTCAAATCGCCGATTGATCTCGTTGTCGGGTTCTGCCGCAGCTTCGGTCTGACCCCGCCGGACGCGATGATTTTGGTAACCTATCTCGATAAGCTTGGGCAGACACCGTTCATGGCACCGTCCGTTGCCGGTTGGCGCGAGGGGACGTCTTGGCTGAACATGAAGACCTTGGTGCTTCGGCGGCTTGTGGTCTCCAGGCTTTGGGATGCGATGCGGGTTGCTGATCGCACCCCCAAACCAGGTGATCTCGCCATCCGTTTCAGCTCGGAATTTATCATGGTGCCGACCGTGTTTACCGTGCGGGTCAATGGGGCTGAGGTTGCCACCGTCAGGCAAACCATTGGACTGGATCTGCAAAAGCAGCGGACCCAGGGCGATAATGGCGGTTTGAAACCGATGTGGGAAACCGCAATCATCCCGGCGGAAAACCTGCCCGCGGAGATCCGCAGTGTCGAGATAACCCATGTTTCCAACGATCCTGACAGCCGCCTGTTCGTCAATTGGGTCGAGGTTGCGGGACGCCGCTATCCGCCGCAGCTTAGCCGCTGGAGCCCGTCGGATGCGCCCTGTGCGGGTGCCCCTCGCGGCATGTTCTACTGTAATGTCGGTCTGGTGTTCGATATAGCGCCTTTCGATACGCAGCAGGCGACGATAGATGATCTGCGGGCCGACCATAACAGTCACATTGAATATACGACGGCACGCCTACAATCAAAAGATGTATTCGATGCCCGGGCGCCTCTCGAACAGGCATTCGAGGTGATGATGGCGCGTGTTGGCGGGGGGTCCATCAGCCGTGAGAACCTTGCTGGGCAATGGCTTCTGGCGCGGCCTGTCTTGTCTGCCCGGGCGGAAAAGCCAGCGCTCGTTCCCTCCGTTGCCCAGCCTGTGGTTCAACCAATTGCCATGACAATGCAGCCTGTCGGCAAGACCGGCGATGCTGAACGAAGTTCGGCATTGATCGATCTTATCCGGTCGATGACGACAGATCCGCAATACAACCTTAAGTAA
- a CDS encoding HpcH/HpaI aldolase family protein: MPAPVNGFKQALRQEAVLYGLWVALASAHGAELCAGAGYDWVLIDGEHGPNDIPLLAAQLAASARQSAHQVVRLPMGEAWLIKQALDIGAQTLLIPMVDTPDQALAAAKACRYPPFGIRGMGAGLGRASDFGRIGDYVASANDQICLIVQIESRLAMANLEAILATDGVDAFLIGPADLAADLGFPGRADVPEVYAAVEDILRRAKALGKPAGIMSTDPVMIDLARRSGARFIATQSDVGLLVAAAANHLRSVKGEAGPEATGGY; encoded by the coding sequence ATGCCCGCACCCGTCAATGGTTTCAAGCAAGCCCTGCGGCAGGAGGCTGTTCTCTACGGCCTGTGGGTGGCGCTGGCCTCTGCGCATGGGGCCGAGCTTTGTGCCGGTGCCGGTTATGACTGGGTGCTGATCGATGGCGAGCATGGGCCAAACGACATTCCGCTGCTGGCAGCCCAGCTTGCCGCTTCCGCCCGTCAATCCGCCCATCAGGTGGTGCGTCTGCCGATGGGCGAAGCCTGGCTGATCAAGCAGGCGCTGGATATTGGCGCGCAGACGCTGCTGATCCCGATGGTCGATACGCCGGACCAGGCCTTGGCTGCTGCAAAAGCCTGCCGCTACCCGCCCTTTGGCATTCGCGGCATGGGGGCCGGGCTTGGCCGGGCCTCCGACTTTGGCCGGATCGGGGATTATGTGGCAAGTGCCAATGACCAGATCTGCCTGATCGTGCAGATCGAAAGCCGGTTGGCGATGGCCAATCTGGAGGCGATCCTTGCGACTGACGGCGTCGATGCTTTTCTGATCGGGCCTGCGGATCTTGCAGCCGATCTCGGCTTTCCGGGCCGCGCCGATGTGCCGGAGGTTTACGCGGCGGTGGAGGATATTCTGCGTCGGGCCAAGGCGCTGGGCAAGCCCGCTGGAATCATGTCAACCGATCCTGTGATGATCGATCTTGCCCGCCGGTCAGGCGCGCGCTTCATCGCCACGCAAAGCGATGTCGGCCTGCTGGTTGCGGCTGCGGCCAACCATCTGCGCAGCGTCAAAGGTGAGGCGGGACCAGAGGCGACTGGCGGTTATTGA
- a CDS encoding sugar-binding transcriptional regulator, producing the protein MARKVGSNARLDDAARAGWLYYVAGRTQDEIAAAMNISRQSAQRLVSLAVAEKLVKVRLDHPIAVCLELADAVKQAYGLKQVEVVPTDPGSDATATGIAEAGAAELERWLKRPDPLTIAMGTGRTLRAMIDQLPQMDCPQHKIVSLTGNISPDGSAAYFNVIFSMADAVKARHFPMPLPVIVSSAEERDLLHRQPLVAPTIALGSQSDVTFVGIGEMTLNAPLLQDGFLKEAEMRNLLAIGATGEICGWIFDAKGKLLDDPVNSRVASMAIPSRQTSVVIGMARGKRKHAAIRAAARGGHVNALIIDEDAARYLLGL; encoded by the coding sequence ATGGCACGCAAAGTAGGTTCAAACGCCAGGCTGGACGACGCCGCCCGCGCCGGCTGGCTCTATTATGTTGCTGGCCGCACGCAGGACGAGATCGCCGCGGCGATGAATATTTCCCGCCAGAGCGCCCAGCGGCTGGTGTCCCTGGCGGTTGCCGAAAAGCTGGTCAAGGTCCGCCTCGATCACCCGATTGCTGTCTGTCTGGAACTGGCCGATGCGGTGAAGCAGGCCTATGGCCTGAAGCAGGTCGAGGTCGTGCCAACCGATCCCGGCTCGGACGCCACCGCGACAGGCATTGCCGAGGCGGGTGCCGCCGAACTGGAGCGCTGGCTGAAACGGCCGGACCCGCTCACCATCGCCATGGGCACGGGCCGCACGCTGCGCGCCATGATCGACCAATTGCCGCAGATGGACTGTCCGCAGCACAAGATCGTCTCGCTGACCGGCAATATCAGCCCGGATGGATCGGCGGCCTATTTCAACGTGATCTTTTCCATGGCCGATGCGGTGAAGGCCCGGCATTTTCCGATGCCACTACCGGTCATCGTTTCCAGCGCAGAGGAGCGCGACCTTTTGCACCGCCAGCCGCTAGTTGCTCCCACCATCGCGCTTGGCAGCCAATCCGATGTGACCTTCGTCGGTATCGGTGAGATGACCCTCAACGCGCCCTTGCTTCAGGACGGATTCTTGAAGGAAGCCGAAATGCGCAATCTTCTGGCCATCGGTGCCACCGGCGAAATCTGCGGCTGGATTTTCGATGCCAAGGGCAAGCTGCTGGACGACCCGGTCAACAGCCGTGTCGCCAGTATGGCGATCCCGTCGCGCCAAACCTCTGTCGTCATCGGCATGGCGCGCGGCAAACGCAAACACGCCGCCATCCGCGCCGCTGCACGGGGTGGCCATGTCAACGCGCTGATCATCGATGAAGATGCGGCACGCTATCTGCTCGGTCTCTGA
- the ung gene encoding uracil-DNA glycosylase, with protein MAQSTLRLEDSWKAVVGEEFEKPYMQTLKQFLVEEKQQGKPIFPRGPEYFRALDLTPIDKVRVVILGQDPYHGAGQAHGLCFSVQPGVRIPPSLVNIYKELQADLGIAPVRHGFLEHWARQGVLLLNSVLTVEEGRAGSHQGKGWEKFTDRVIHAVAESREHVVFILWGAYAQKKAAFVDPARHLVLKSVHPSPLSAHNGFFGSKPFSKANAYLEAHGEVPIDWQLPADPGQG; from the coding sequence ATGGCGCAATCGACGCTTCGCCTGGAAGACAGCTGGAAGGCCGTGGTCGGCGAGGAATTCGAAAAGCCCTATATGCAGACCCTCAAGCAGTTTCTGGTCGAGGAAAAGCAGCAGGGCAAGCCGATTTTTCCCAGAGGGCCGGAGTATTTCCGGGCGCTGGATCTGACCCCCATCGACAAGGTGCGAGTGGTGATCCTGGGGCAGGACCCCTATCATGGCGCAGGACAGGCGCACGGCCTGTGCTTTTCTGTGCAGCCCGGCGTGCGCATTCCGCCGTCGCTGGTCAATATCTATAAGGAATTGCAGGCCGATCTCGGCATTGCCCCGGTGCGGCACGGTTTTCTGGAACATTGGGCGCGCCAGGGCGTGCTGCTGCTCAACAGCGTGTTGACCGTGGAAGAGGGCAGGGCGGGATCACATCAGGGCAAGGGTTGGGAAAAATTCACCGACCGGGTCATCCATGCCGTGGCCGAAAGCCGCGAGCATGTGGTTTTCATCCTCTGGGGTGCCTATGCGCAGAAAAAGGCGGCTTTCGTCGATCCGGCCCGGCATCTGGTGCTGAAATCCGTGCATCCATCGCCGCTATCCGCCCATAACGGCTTTTTCGGCTCAAAGCCGTTTTCCAAGGCCAATGCCTATCTGGAGGCGCATGGAGAGGTCCCCATCGACTGGCAGCTCCCAGCCGATCCAGGACAGGGATAG
- a CDS encoding glycosyltransferase family 2 protein gives MTLFSPVAPDGAAGQAAALRAPVSVQNAPLNTGWFDDQPFDQASSEGTEILACLTLFNEPAEAVAATLACLAANQAVLLSRNGPIQRLEVAIVLDGRDRVHPETEALFNRLGFDLDWGCDPEAAGIGQHGADEAQVRVQTRLIPMDLLTGVSGNPLRVHLAVKDRNRGKLDSHAFFFRSLAERLRPDFVLQIDAGSRPAADCLPALLAQMEREPDCAALATNIVMEDAALTDWLQSWQQADFLWQKLSDWPIGNGLGYLEVVPGQASLFRMSAMRRGANGDPLAAYLRGLSRPKSLMEANLFLAEDRIIGAEIVKSHPACTICYHHDANLVTDGCATVGELLRQRRRWTNSTLVARLVAIGSLADLLWHGRLPPARWCSMALALAWTLLQLLEQWFIPASLALLVSLTSGVWQDEAGQSLAWGMAAGVLLFWLYCLASMKAREGKRSLSRRLHGCLHGLGLGILLACTVLGFAICLVEVGPVIQGVILMVALILGMAVLHHSSRRMSDLLRLFVIYIPSAPVASFYLLSYALANFHDVSWGTKGLVNDSRTAIPAGWRQMRLRLLTLWVVSNTGLVWLVVGIVPGGAISVLQYACLPVVGQIALASLLLISACYRKPNLPFTKIRDRADSVPHLHR, from the coding sequence GTGACATTGTTCTCTCCAGTTGCACCTGACGGTGCAGCCGGACAGGCTGCCGCTTTGCGCGCGCCTGTCTCGGTGCAGAATGCGCCTCTCAACACCGGTTGGTTTGATGATCAACCCTTCGATCAGGCCTCGTCCGAGGGTACGGAAATTCTTGCCTGCCTCACACTTTTCAACGAGCCTGCCGAGGCGGTGGCGGCGACATTGGCCTGCCTTGCCGCCAATCAGGCTGTGTTGCTCAGCCGAAATGGCCCTATACAGCGGCTGGAAGTGGCCATCGTGCTGGATGGCCGCGACCGCGTTCACCCAGAGACCGAGGCACTGTTCAACCGGCTTGGCTTCGATCTCGATTGGGGTTGCGATCCTGAGGCAGCGGGCATCGGCCAGCATGGGGCGGATGAGGCGCAAGTTCGCGTTCAGACCCGCCTTATTCCGATGGATCTGCTGACCGGGGTCAGCGGCAATCCTCTTCGCGTGCATCTGGCGGTGAAGGACCGCAACAGGGGTAAGCTGGATAGCCATGCCTTCTTCTTTCGAAGCCTTGCCGAACGCCTGCGGCCAGATTTTGTCTTGCAGATCGATGCCGGGTCGAGACCTGCTGCCGATTGCCTACCGGCATTGCTGGCGCAGATGGAACGCGAGCCTGACTGTGCAGCCCTTGCCACCAATATCGTCATGGAAGACGCCGCCTTGACCGATTGGCTGCAAAGCTGGCAACAGGCAGATTTTCTCTGGCAGAAATTATCCGATTGGCCGATTGGCAACGGTTTGGGCTATCTTGAAGTCGTGCCGGGGCAGGCCAGCCTGTTCAGAATGTCGGCCATGAGACGCGGGGCAAACGGCGATCCTCTGGCAGCCTATCTTCGCGGGCTTTCCAGGCCGAAGAGCCTGATGGAGGCCAATCTGTTTCTCGCGGAAGATCGAATCATCGGCGCGGAAATCGTCAAAAGCCATCCTGCCTGCACCATCTGCTATCATCACGATGCCAATCTTGTCACCGATGGCTGCGCGACGGTTGGCGAATTGCTGCGCCAGCGCCGCCGTTGGACAAACAGTACGCTTGTGGCGCGCCTGGTGGCCATCGGCAGCCTTGCCGATCTGCTGTGGCATGGTCGCCTGCCGCCTGCACGCTGGTGCTCAATGGCACTGGCGCTGGCCTGGACTCTGCTGCAATTGCTGGAACAATGGTTCATCCCAGCGTCACTGGCCCTGCTTGTCTCCCTGACGTCAGGGGTTTGGCAAGACGAGGCGGGCCAGAGTTTGGCATGGGGAATGGCAGCCGGTGTGTTGCTGTTCTGGCTTTATTGTCTGGCCAGCATGAAGGCGCGGGAGGGGAAAAGGTCTCTCAGCCGTAGGCTGCATGGCTGCTTGCATGGCCTTGGTCTTGGCATCCTTCTGGCCTGCACGGTCCTGGGGTTTGCCATCTGCCTTGTTGAGGTCGGTCCTGTCATTCAGGGCGTGATCCTGATGGTTGCCCTGATCCTTGGCATGGCGGTCTTGCACCATTCGTCCCGCAGGATGTCCGATCTGCTGAGACTATTTGTGATCTATATTCCCTCCGCACCCGTCGCCAGCTTTTATCTGCTGAGTTATGCGCTTGCCAATTTCCACGATGTCAGTTGGGGCACCAAGGGCTTGGTCAATGACAGCAGGACTGCCATTCCGGCTGGCTGGCGCCAAATGCGGTTGCGGCTTTTGACCCTTTGGGTCGTGAGCAATACGGGCTTGGTCTGGCTGGTGGTGGGTATCGTGCCGGGCGGCGCAATCAGCGTCCTTCAGTATGCCTGCCTGCCGGTCGTCGGGCAGATCGCCCTTGCGTCCTTGCTCTTGATATCGGCATGCTATCGTAAGCCCAATTTGCCGTTTACAAAGATCAGAGACCGAGCAGATAGCGTGCCGCATCTTCATCGATGA
- a CDS encoding carbohydrate ABC transporter permease, protein MATTHTHSSARWMMAPSVILLFAWMIVPLAMTIYFSTLNYNLLMPGVHDFVGLLNYQYFLTDPAFFAALTNTLILVGGVLAISIIGGIALALLLDQPMFGQGIVRILVISPFFIMPTVAALVWKNMLMNPVNGLFAFAFRMLGLEPLDWLATIPLLSIIIIVAWQWLPFATLILLTALQSLDEEQKEAAEMDGAGPISKFIYITLPHMARAITVVVLIETIFLLSVFAEILVTTNGGPGTDSTNLTYLIYNQALLQFDIGGASAGGIVAVVLANIVALFLIRLIGKNLES, encoded by the coding sequence ATGGCGACGACCCATACCCATTCCTCGGCCCGATGGATGATGGCCCCTTCGGTTATCCTGCTGTTTGCATGGATGATTGTGCCGCTGGCCATGACCATCTATTTCTCAACTCTGAACTATAATCTGCTGATGCCCGGCGTGCATGACTTCGTCGGCCTACTGAATTATCAATATTTCCTCACCGATCCGGCGTTTTTCGCAGCCCTCACCAACACTCTGATATTGGTGGGTGGCGTGCTGGCCATTTCCATCATTGGTGGCATTGCGCTGGCGCTGCTGCTGGATCAGCCAATGTTTGGCCAAGGCATTGTCCGCATTCTGGTGATTTCGCCGTTTTTCATCATGCCAACCGTGGCCGCCTTGGTGTGGAAAAACATGCTGATGAACCCGGTGAACGGCCTGTTTGCCTTCGCGTTTCGCATGCTTGGGCTGGAGCCGCTGGATTGGCTGGCCACCATTCCGCTGCTCTCCATCATCATCATTGTGGCATGGCAATGGCTGCCCTTTGCCACCCTGATCCTGCTCACCGCCCTGCAATCGCTGGACGAGGAGCAGAAGGAAGCCGCCGAAATGGATGGCGCAGGGCCGATCTCGAAATTCATCTATATCACCCTGCCGCATATGGCCCGCGCCATCACCGTGGTGGTGCTGATTGAGACCATCTTCCTGCTCTCGGTATTTGCCGAAATTCTCGTCACCACCAATGGCGGACCCGGCACCGACAGCACCAACCTGACCTATCTGATCTACAATCAGGCCCTGCTGCAATTTGACATTGGCGGCGCGTCCGCAGGCGGTATTGTGGCTGTAGTGCTTG
- a CDS encoding ABC transporter substrate-binding protein, with translation MTLKTLLLGACSVFAMAGVTSAETLTVATVNNGDMIRMQKLTDDFTKKNPGIDVKWVTLEENVLRQKVTTDVATKGGQYDVMTIGIYEAPIWGKQGWLAPLDKLSADKDYDAADLLPPVRSGLTVDGKLYAAPFYAESSMVMYRKDLFEKAGLKMPEAPTWDFIKEAADKITDKSKEVYGICLRGKAGWGENIAFLSAMSNSFGARWFDEQWKPQFDQPEWKKTLQFYVDLMKKNGPPGASSNGFNENLALFQTGKCGMWIDATVAASFVTNPKESKVADQVGFALAPDNGLGKRGNWLWSWNLAIPAGSKKVEAAEKFIAWATSKDYLKLVAEKDGWANVPPGTRTSLYANADYQKAAPFAKMTLDSINSADPKQPTVKPVPYEGVQYVAIPEFQGIGTAVGQQFSAALAGQATVDQALKTAQTLTEREMKKAGYPKK, from the coding sequence ATGACATTGAAAACACTATTGCTGGGCGCCTGCTCAGTCTTCGCCATGGCTGGCGTGACCTCTGCCGAAACGCTGACGGTTGCCACCGTCAACAACGGCGACATGATCCGCATGCAAAAGCTGACGGATGATTTTACCAAGAAGAATCCCGGCATTGATGTGAAGTGGGTGACGCTGGAAGAAAACGTGCTGCGCCAGAAAGTGACCACCGATGTGGCCACCAAGGGCGGCCAGTATGACGTGATGACTATCGGCATTTACGAAGCGCCGATCTGGGGCAAGCAGGGCTGGCTGGCACCGCTGGACAAGCTGAGTGCCGACAAGGATTACGACGCAGCCGACCTTCTGCCGCCGGTGCGCTCTGGCCTGACCGTCGATGGCAAGCTTTATGCGGCACCGTTTTATGCCGAAAGCTCGATGGTGATGTATCGCAAGGATCTGTTTGAAAAAGCGGGCCTGAAAATGCCGGAAGCCCCCACCTGGGACTTCATCAAGGAAGCCGCCGACAAGATTACCGATAAATCCAAGGAAGTGTACGGCATCTGCCTGCGCGGCAAGGCTGGCTGGGGTGAAAACATCGCTTTCCTCTCCGCCATGTCCAACTCCTTTGGCGCACGCTGGTTTGATGAACAGTGGAAGCCACAGTTTGATCAGCCGGAGTGGAAAAAGACCCTTCAGTTCTATGTGGACCTGATGAAGAAGAACGGCCCTCCCGGTGCGTCTTCCAATGGCTTCAATGAAAACCTCGCCCTGTTCCAGACTGGCAAATGCGGCATGTGGATTGATGCCACCGTGGCTGCCTCCTTCGTGACCAACCCGAAGGAATCCAAGGTTGCTGATCAGGTCGGCTTTGCTTTGGCTCCCGATAATGGTCTTGGCAAGCGCGGCAACTGGCTGTGGTCGTGGAACCTCGCCATTCCGGCTGGCTCCAAGAAGGTCGAAGCCGCTGAAAAGTTCATCGCCTGGGCAACCAGTAAGGACTATCTGAAGCTGGTGGCCGAAAAGGACGGCTGGGCCAATGTTCCTCCGGGCACGCGCACTTCGCTCTATGCCAATGCCGATTACCAGAAGGCTGCACCGTTTGCGAAGATGACGCTGGATAGCATCAACTCGGCAGACCCCAAGCAACCCACCGTCAAGCCTGTGCCTTATGAGGGCGTGCAATATGTGGCTATCCCGGAATTCCAGGGCATCGGCACTGCCGTTGGCCAGCAATTCTCGGCAGCACTGGCCGGTCAGGCCACGGTGGATCAGGCGTTGAAAACGGCGCAAACACTCACCGAGCGTGAAATGAAGAAGGCGGGTTATCCGAAGAAGTAA
- a CDS encoding DUF1501 domain-containing protein produces MAMFNRHGLSRREFATWMGRCLALGSMPLWARQALAAAGPGAAGSARRLILLELFGGNDALNTLVPFKDPVYRHLRPTIGLKGDEILSLNSELGFNAAWRQMADLYHNGEIAIIQDVGYPDNNLSHFQSAEIWAGGSRKGISSGGWVSQVLQANRKDAGPFDADGVVFSGNQDLLEGEGMRILTVHDKHALHSGAPSAMAGTDKTDDHAALAYLTRLMDDQQEVIGRVAAKLKGNNRFEARFTRDYYMDPIDAQTALLLWMFEQDVKSPLFKISIGGFDQHSNLRGEHERLLTKVQNTLIGLRRGLKEIGVWNDTLVIAHSEFGRRPAENASGGTDHGSCSPVIMMGGGIKPGLYGSRSDLEKLDAEGNPVFTTDFRSVYASVIGNFWRFPTNPIAAQGFAPLALF; encoded by the coding sequence ATGGCTATGTTTAACAGGCATGGGTTATCGCGCCGTGAATTTGCGACATGGATGGGTCGGTGTCTTGCGCTAGGCTCTATGCCGCTGTGGGCAAGGCAGGCTTTGGCGGCGGCCGGACCGGGCGCTGCCGGTTCTGCCCGCCGGTTGATTTTACTCGAACTTTTCGGTGGCAATGATGCCCTGAACACACTGGTGCCTTTCAAAGACCCGGTCTACCGGCATTTGCGCCCAACCATCGGCCTGAAAGGCGATGAAATCCTGTCACTCAACTCGGAGTTGGGATTCAATGCGGCTTGGCGGCAGATGGCGGATCTTTATCACAATGGCGAAATCGCCATCATCCAGGATGTCGGCTATCCCGATAACAATCTCTCGCATTTCCAATCTGCGGAAATTTGGGCGGGCGGGTCCAGGAAAGGCATTTCCAGTGGCGGTTGGGTTAGCCAGGTCTTGCAGGCGAACCGGAAGGATGCAGGACCCTTCGATGCGGATGGTGTGGTATTTTCAGGCAATCAGGACCTGCTTGAGGGCGAGGGCATGCGCATCCTGACAGTTCACGATAAGCATGCATTGCACAGCGGAGCTCCGAGCGCGATGGCTGGCACCGACAAGACGGATGATCATGCTGCGCTCGCCTATCTGACCCGCCTTATGGACGACCAGCAGGAGGTTATCGGGCGGGTTGCCGCCAAGTTGAAGGGCAATAACCGTTTCGAGGCGCGGTTTACACGGGATTATTACATGGACCCGATTGATGCTCAGACAGCTCTTTTGCTCTGGATGTTTGAGCAGGATGTCAAGTCACCACTGTTCAAGATCAGCATCGGCGGCTTCGATCAGCATTCCAATCTGCGGGGCGAGCACGAGCGCCTTCTGACGAAAGTTCAAAACACCCTCATAGGCCTGCGTCGCGGGCTGAAGGAGATTGGCGTCTGGAACGATACGCTTGTCATTGCCCATTCGGAATTTGGCCGCCGACCGGCTGAAAATGCCTCTGGCGGCACCGACCATGGTTCTTGCAGTCCCGTTATCATGATGGGGGGCGGGATCAAGCCTGGGCTTTATGGCAGCCGCAGTGATCTGGAAAAGCTCGATGCGGAAGGCAATCCGGTTTTCACCACCGATTTTCGTAGTGTCTATGCGTCGGTGATCGGCAATTTCTGGCGGTTTCCAACCAATCCGATTGCCGCACAGGGTTTTGCGCCCTTGGCCTTGTTCTAG